The genomic segment AACCCTTAAGATTCTCCCTATATAATGAAGGAAATAAAGAAAGTTGGAGGGGAACAGATGATTAGTGTGCAAAATTTAAATCATTCATTCAAAATCGGCAAGAAAGGTAAAGAAAAGCGAGTTCCGGTGTTGAAGGGGTTAACGTTTGATGTTGCGGAGGGTGAAATTGTATCGATTGTTGGCAAAAGTGGTTCGGGTAAATCAACGCTTCTTCATATTATGGCAGGATTCCTAACGCCTGAAAGTGGAGAAATCAGTGTGCAAGGCATTCAGACCTCTGCATTCAACGAGGTGGAAAGTGCGAAGTTTCGATTAGATCATTTCGGTTTCGTCTTTCAAAACTTTCAACTCATGCCTGGATTGACAGCATTTGAAAATGTTGAACTGCCACTGACATTAAAGGGCATCAACAAAAGTGGGCGACAGAAGAAAGTAAAAGACCTGATGCAGAGCGTTGGACTCACGGATGTGCAAGACCATTATCCAAATGAATTATCGGGAGGTCAGCAACAGCGAGTCAGTATTGCGCGTGCGCTTATAACGGATCCGCCAATCATTTTCGCCGATGAGCCGACAGGTAGTCTCGACTCGGAAACAGAACAGGACGTTCTTTTGCTTATCCAGTCGCTCAATAAAACACGGGGCATCACATTCGTCATCATTACACACGACGATGAAGTGGCACAAACAGCGAATCGCGTATACAGAATGCATGACGGCGTATTAACGGAAGGCGGTGCACAGCATGCAATTTAAGGACCAGATTAGTTTCGTAGGGCAACATATCAAGAAAAATAAAATGCGTGTTTTTATGACCGTGCTTGCGGCCACGATGGGAACAGCCTTTTTAATTGTGCTCGCGTCCGTTGGATTCGGCCTACACGAAACGATTCGGGGAGAGGTCTTATCGAACCGACTTGTGACACAAATTGAAGTGTTCTCAAGTGAGATGGATGAAGAGAAAGTTGTAGAGCTGAAGAAACGGGATCATGTAAAAGCAGTTGTATTCCGCCAAAACTTAGGGGCAGAACAGCAGTCTTCAATTGGTGATTTCACTGGGAATAGTCAACTCGTTGTGACGGATTTTACAGAAGAAAAGAAAGCGAATTTCGAGCTTCAGGAAGGACGTTTACCTGAAAAAGTGAACGAAGTCGTCGTGGGAAGCAATTTCGCAGAGTCCTTGATGAATCAACAAGATGAAAATGAAGATGGTGAATTTACTACATATGACGGAAAATTGATTGGAGAACAGTTCAACTATCAAATCGGTGACGATGAAGGTGAAATGATTGAGGATAAAATGATGCTCACGATAGTGGGAATCGGAAAGAAACCTGCGAAAGATTGGGAGCAGGATCAAAAAATATACGCTGACGCATCTATTATTCCAGATTTAGAAAAAATCTATTATGCACATGTAGACAAGCCAGTGGATGATAATACAGACGCACAGCAATTATTTTATGGCAATGTAAACGTCTATGCGGATAAATTAGAAAATGTGAAAGCAATCTCTACTGCATTAAAAGACGATGGATATAGTGTGTATTCCATATCCGAAGAACTTGATCAATTAGATGTCTTTTTCCTAGCGTTGAAAGCTGGACTTGTATTCGTTGGGACAATTGCGATCTTAATTGCATCTATCGGAATATTTAACACGATGACAATGGCTGTGACAGAGCGGACGCGTGAAATCGGAGTTATGAAAGCAATCGGGGCAGATCCGAAATTAATCCAACGACTATTCCTGATGGAAAGTGCGTGGATTGGTATAGTTGGGACGGTTCTTGCAGTTGTTATTTCCTATGGGGTGAGCATTGTGTCGAATTATGTGCTGCCAATAATTGTTACGGCGGCGCTCGGTGAAGAAGATTTTGGAGATATGACTGTTACGTTCTCCGTTATTCCATGGCAACTTGTGGTTATCGCTTCTACGATCAGCATAGGCGTCGCAATGATTTCAGGGTGGCGACCAGCGCGTAAAGCGACGAAAATTGATGTCATCAATGCGTTGAGGCAGGAACTCTAATCGACATATTTTTGCATCAATCGAGTAAAGGTGTATGAAACGTTGGCGTGCCTTGTTATAATGGTAATATTCAGACATGCTTTGATGATCATATGCCTTAACCCTAGGAGTACGCTTATGTACACTATTTTAAACCAGTCGTATAGCAATCAAACTAGCGAAGGATATCCGGTACTTCATCTCGGTTATGCGGATGTCGTATTGCTCGGAAGATGGAACGGATTGTCAAATGCGCTTTATTCATTGCACAAGAATGGCTCATTTTGGGTCCAATACGATGCCGAAGACGCCTTCATAGAGTCCTACAAGCTTCTTAACGGGGTCGTAGAAATGGAATACGAAGGAAAGCGCCGTCTATTGGAAATCGGTGAGACAATTGAAGCATCGAATTATGAACATATTATTTCGTTTTATGGGAAAACGGAAGCAGATATTTTAATTAAAATGGAAGCTGAAAGTTTTGAGTACAGATTTTTCGAAACACAAATCCTCCAAGAAGAGGCGGATGCGATTGCATCGGTCGTTGGCTATACTTATATG from the Sporosarcina psychrophila genome contains:
- a CDS encoding ABC transporter ATP-binding protein, with the translated sequence MISVQNLNHSFKIGKKGKEKRVPVLKGLTFDVAEGEIVSIVGKSGSGKSTLLHIMAGFLTPESGEISVQGIQTSAFNEVESAKFRLDHFGFVFQNFQLMPGLTAFENVELPLTLKGINKSGRQKKVKDLMQSVGLTDVQDHYPNELSGGQQQRVSIARALITDPPIIFADEPTGSLDSETEQDVLLLIQSLNKTRGITFVIITHDDEVAQTANRVYRMHDGVLTEGGAQHAI
- a CDS encoding ABC transporter permease yields the protein MQFKDQISFVGQHIKKNKMRVFMTVLAATMGTAFLIVLASVGFGLHETIRGEVLSNRLVTQIEVFSSEMDEEKVVELKKRDHVKAVVFRQNLGAEQQSSIGDFTGNSQLVVTDFTEEKKANFELQEGRLPEKVNEVVVGSNFAESLMNQQDENEDGEFTTYDGKLIGEQFNYQIGDDEGEMIEDKMMLTIVGIGKKPAKDWEQDQKIYADASIIPDLEKIYYAHVDKPVDDNTDAQQLFYGNVNVYADKLENVKAISTALKDDGYSVYSISEELDQLDVFFLALKAGLVFVGTIAILIASIGIFNTMTMAVTERTREIGVMKAIGADPKLIQRLFLMESAWIGIVGTVLAVVISYGVSIVSNYVLPIIVTAALGEEDFGDMTVTFSVIPWQLVVIASTISIGVAMISGWRPARKATKIDVINALRQEL